One Novosphingobium sp. G106 DNA segment encodes these proteins:
- a CDS encoding Pycsar system effector family protein produces MAENAEGKPPEVKPPTAPARNADGFSVQAIHLVRTTQQINVTLSQMADAKASILMGATFVVFTISVGQASKGAVPYALLVLALSAFLSAFCAVMAVMPSFRPPPRNPGQENILFFGVFAEGSEQDYADRVLDQLRSDETVFRTMLRDSYQNGVVLHRKKYRFLGYAYRIFLTGLTLTLITFLIESHSSLLPFL; encoded by the coding sequence ATGGCCGAAAATGCCGAGGGGAAGCCGCCGGAGGTAAAGCCTCCGACGGCACCCGCGCGTAATGCCGACGGGTTCTCGGTCCAGGCGATCCACCTGGTCCGCACGACCCAGCAGATCAACGTCACGCTGAGTCAGATGGCGGATGCCAAGGCGTCGATCCTGATGGGCGCGACTTTCGTCGTCTTCACGATCTCGGTCGGCCAGGCCAGCAAAGGCGCGGTTCCCTATGCGCTGCTGGTGCTGGCGCTTTCCGCCTTTCTCTCGGCCTTTTGCGCCGTAATGGCGGTCATGCCGTCGTTTCGTCCGCCGCCGCGCAATCCGGGTCAGGAGAATATCCTGTTCTTCGGCGTTTTCGCGGAAGGCAGCGAGCAGGACTATGCCGACCGCGTGCTCGATCAGCTGCGGTCGGACGAGACGGTCTTCCGCACGATGCTGCGCGATTCCTATCAAAACGGCGTCGTGCTGCACCGGAAGAAGTATCGCTTCCTCGGCTATGCCTATCGCATCTTCCTGACCGGACTGACGCTGACGCTGATCACTTTCCTGATCGAGAGCCACTCCAGCTTGCTACCCTTTCTATGA
- a CDS encoding TrbI/VirB10 family protein: MNSQLGTRRNPEQLEDPRDQGGAEVIDLATRSVLPQVAKAKGRSDGLGLAAGVALVAMLGGVTLWSMNAARQNIKPAQVVAPQPAPVAIAPAVPPQAITPGPVPGAPPAPAPAPVLAAPPQTAMAPRANPAAAPAVVFDASALPSPMGGPAIPGGAVGNGNSNDDFAARLGVSGGNGMATATAMIDPKTTVTQGTLIPAILETAIDTDVPGYVRAIVSADVRSFDGSRVLVPRSSRLIGQYKSGLQAGQKRAYVIWTRLIRPDGVSVNIASPAVTFSGETGLAGKVNSHFFERFGSAMLLSVIGGLSAIGGNAGVIIAGGGQSAAAAAVGQTAQIGPTVRVRQGEPIRVFTAKDLDFSKVKSE; this comes from the coding sequence ATGAACAGCCAGCTCGGCACGCGCCGCAACCCGGAACAGCTCGAGGACCCGCGCGATCAGGGTGGGGCCGAGGTGATCGACCTCGCCACGCGTTCGGTGCTGCCGCAGGTTGCCAAGGCCAAAGGGCGTTCGGACGGGCTCGGTTTAGCCGCCGGTGTCGCGTTGGTCGCGATGCTCGGTGGGGTGACGCTCTGGTCGATGAACGCCGCGCGTCAGAATATCAAGCCGGCCCAGGTCGTCGCGCCGCAGCCAGCGCCCGTTGCCATCGCGCCGGCGGTGCCGCCGCAGGCGATCACCCCCGGGCCCGTTCCCGGCGCGCCGCCCGCACCGGCTCCGGCGCCGGTGCTCGCCGCCCCGCCGCAGACCGCGATGGCCCCGCGCGCCAATCCCGCCGCGGCGCCCGCCGTAGTGTTCGACGCCTCGGCGCTGCCCTCACCGATGGGCGGCCCGGCCATCCCGGGGGGCGCGGTCGGCAACGGCAACAGCAACGACGATTTCGCCGCGCGCCTCGGCGTCAGCGGCGGCAACGGCATGGCGACGGCCACCGCAATGATCGATCCCAAGACCACGGTTACCCAGGGCACGCTGATCCCGGCGATCCTCGAGACCGCGATCGACACCGACGTCCCCGGCTATGTCCGAGCGATCGTTTCGGCCGACGTCCGCTCGTTCGACGGCAGCCGTGTGCTGGTCCCGCGCTCATCGCGGCTGATCGGCCAATACAAGTCGGGCCTCCAGGCCGGGCAGAAGCGCGCCTATGTCATTTGGACGCGGCTGATCCGGCCCGACGGCGTCTCGGTCAACATCGCCTCGCCTGCCGTGACTTTCTCGGGCGAGACGGGGCTTGCGGGCAAGGTGAACTCGCACTTCTTCGAGCGATTCGGCTCGGCCATGCTGCTCAGCGTCATTGGCGGGCTTTCGGCGATTGGTGGCAATGCCGGTGTGATCATCGCCGGCGGTGGCCAGTCGGCCGCGGCCGCCGCGGTGGGCCAGACCGCGCAGATCGGCCCGACGGTGCGCGTCCGCCAAGGCGAGCCGATCCGCGTCTTCACGGCCAAGGATCTCGATTTCTCGAAAGTGAAATCTGAATAG
- a CDS encoding tetratricopeptide repeat protein → MTQEAIAKMPLGRIALLIAALIAAFAVGVAIMRKPAASPPPSAPVAAADNGMVSIETLEKRTQAQPDDVSGWQMLGAAYYNEARYEDAVRAYDKASTLAPEKPAVWSALGEARVMASKSDPMPATAAAAFERAIALDAKDPRARYFLAVKRDLSGDHEGAVADWLALLADSPADAPWRTDLVRTIEQVGKIHKIDVAPRIAAAGAKSPEPTMPVVARGIPGPIAQDINAASAMAPSEQRQMAEGMVARLEARLKGSPKDPDGWLMLMRSRVTLGQPEKASQALKDALAANPDKAGMIRDQASMLGVK, encoded by the coding sequence ATGACACAAGAAGCCATCGCCAAAATGCCGCTCGGCAGGATCGCGCTGCTGATCGCCGCGCTGATCGCGGCCTTCGCCGTCGGCGTCGCGATCATGCGCAAGCCCGCCGCTTCGCCACCTCCAAGCGCGCCTGTCGCCGCGGCCGATAACGGGATGGTATCGATCGAGACGCTGGAAAAGCGCACCCAGGCGCAGCCGGACGATGTCAGCGGCTGGCAGATGCTCGGCGCCGCCTATTACAACGAGGCCCGCTACGAGGACGCGGTGCGCGCTTATGACAAGGCGAGCACTCTCGCGCCGGAGAAGCCGGCGGTCTGGTCTGCGCTCGGCGAGGCGCGCGTCATGGCGAGCAAGAGCGATCCGATGCCGGCGACCGCCGCGGCAGCCTTCGAACGCGCCATCGCGCTCGATGCCAAGGATCCGCGCGCGCGCTATTTCCTGGCGGTGAAGCGCGATCTTTCAGGGGATCACGAAGGCGCGGTGGCCGACTGGCTGGCGCTGCTGGCAGATTCGCCGGCCGACGCGCCCTGGCGCACCGACCTCGTCCGCACGATCGAGCAGGTCGGCAAGATCCACAAGATCGATGTCGCCCCGCGGATCGCCGCTGCCGGAGCGAAATCGCCCGAGCCGACCATGCCCGTGGTGGCGCGCGGCATTCCCGGTCCGATCGCGCAGGATATCAACGCCGCCTCGGCCATGGCGCCGAGCGAGCAGCGCCAGATGGCCGAAGGCATGGTCGCGCGGCTCGAAGCGCGGCTCAAGGGTAGCCCCAAGGACCCCGATGGCTGGCTGATGCTCATGCGCAGCCGGGTAACGCTCGGCCAGCCCGAGAAGGCGAGCCAGGCGCTGAAGGATGCACTGGCGGCGAACCCCGACAAGGCCGGGATGATCCGCGATCAGGCTTCGATGCTGGGGGTCAAATAG
- a CDS encoding TrbG/VirB9 family P-type conjugative transfer protein: MIRRVLALAAIGSVLAGAPAEARDARLTQRLYNAEEVVRIDGRMGVQATVAFADDEHIENVAVGDAESWQITPNKRANLLFVKPLSAAARTNMTVVTDRHTYYFDLIANSRATPVYALKFTYPAEPKSAAGTPGAQAVLTDAERAALNDEAPVDPAQLNFAWRTSGPAKLIPQRLYDDGESTYAVWAAGVPIPAILVTNEKGDEGPVNFAVRGDTIVIDGVPSHIVLRVGRDRAQLDYKGPGPKPKSPPQAPAPATAAVSDPVLPRSE, encoded by the coding sequence ATGATACGCCGCGTTCTAGCCCTCGCCGCAATCGGCTCCGTGCTGGCCGGCGCGCCCGCCGAGGCGCGCGATGCCAGGCTGACGCAACGCCTCTATAATGCCGAGGAAGTCGTCCGCATCGACGGCAGGATGGGCGTCCAGGCCACGGTCGCCTTCGCCGACGACGAGCATATTGAGAACGTCGCGGTGGGTGATGCCGAATCCTGGCAGATCACACCGAACAAGCGGGCGAACCTGCTGTTCGTCAAGCCGCTGTCGGCAGCGGCGCGGACCAACATGACCGTGGTGACCGATCGGCACACCTATTACTTCGACCTGATCGCCAATTCGCGGGCGACGCCGGTCTATGCGCTCAAATTCACCTATCCCGCGGAGCCGAAGAGCGCCGCCGGCACGCCCGGCGCACAGGCGGTGCTGACCGATGCCGAGCGCGCGGCTTTGAACGACGAGGCACCGGTCGATCCGGCGCAGCTCAACTTCGCCTGGCGCACGAGCGGGCCGGCCAAGCTGATCCCGCAGCGGCTCTATGACGACGGCGAATCGACCTATGCGGTCTGGGCGGCGGGCGTGCCGATCCCGGCGATCCTGGTAACCAACGAGAAGGGCGACGAAGGCCCGGTGAACTTCGCGGTGCGCGGCGATACGATCGTCATCGACGGCGTGCCTTCGCACATCGTCCTCCGCGTCGGCCGCGACCGCGCTCAGCTCGACTACAAGGGGCCGGGGCCGAAGCCGAAGAGTCCGCCACAAGCTCCCGCGCCGGCCACTGCCGCCGTTTCCGATCCCGTCCTTCCGCGCAGCGAATAG
- a CDS encoding VirB4 family type IV secretion/conjugal transfer ATPase, protein MAKPKFSLPWAAKEALAGDRLPYRALVDDNVVLLRDGSVMCSLLVPGISFETADADELNAHAAVREVLLRASLDARFVLYHHVVRRRVHVELAGTFEDPLAAHIDARWRERLGSGALYVNDQFVTLVRRPARGKAGWPERLGRMFRNRGSEPVEAEPADVRALRAAASAMLAALGAYGARLLGDYEGAGGVCSEVLELLSALYNGEMRPVRRPAEGVDLGHMLPYRRVSFGLDAMELKGAGGTTFAALVSLKDYPDSTGPGLTDALLRLPQELTLTESYAPSDRQVSRERIDLAIRRLKSADEEALAERREMMAARDALGTGAAAFGDHHLSVQVRSDRLDSLDDAVAACAAALADAGAVAVREDVNLEPGFWGQLPGNEQYLVRRSLISSANMACFASLHGFAMGQASGNHWGEAVTLLTTTSATPFFFNFHNGDLGNFTVIGPSGSGKTVVLNFLAAQAQKFSPRLVLFDKDRGAEVFVRAIGGTYSRIAAGHPTGFNPLALPDTPINRAFLRDWLAVLLEASGPEELATITAAVDAAYANDARLRRLTHFRELLAGSRRPEPGDLASRLDAWIGNGEHGWLFDNEQDRLDLTSMTLGFDMTALLETPRLRTPVMMYLFHRIEERLDGEPTMILIDEGWKALDDPVFAARIRDWLKTLRKRNALVGFATQSARDALESRISAALVEQTATMIFMPNSRAREEDYCGGFGLTQHELELIRTLPAQSRCFMIRQPDASVVVRLDLSGMPEVLTVLSGRESTVRKLDTLRETYGDAPAAWYPVLTGQVWPADAEGGDPLWIEAAE, encoded by the coding sequence ATGGCGAAACCGAAGTTCTCACTGCCCTGGGCCGCCAAGGAGGCCTTGGCGGGCGACCGGCTGCCCTACCGCGCGCTGGTCGACGACAACGTCGTGTTGCTGCGCGACGGGTCGGTGATGTGCTCGCTGCTGGTGCCGGGCATCAGCTTCGAGACTGCCGACGCCGACGAGCTCAACGCGCACGCCGCGGTGCGCGAGGTGCTGCTGCGCGCGAGCCTCGATGCGCGCTTCGTGCTCTATCATCACGTCGTCCGGCGCCGCGTTCATGTCGAGCTGGCCGGCACTTTCGAGGATCCGCTCGCGGCCCATATCGACGCGCGCTGGCGCGAGCGGCTCGGGTCGGGCGCGCTCTATGTGAACGATCAGTTCGTCACGCTGGTGCGCCGTCCGGCGCGCGGCAAGGCCGGCTGGCCCGAGCGGCTCGGCCGCATGTTCCGCAACCGCGGCAGCGAGCCGGTCGAAGCCGAGCCCGCTGATGTCCGCGCGCTGCGCGCGGCGGCTTCGGCGATGCTGGCGGCGCTTGGGGCCTACGGCGCGCGGTTGCTGGGTGACTACGAGGGGGCGGGCGGCGTCTGCTCCGAAGTGCTCGAACTGCTCTCGGCGCTCTACAACGGCGAGATGCGCCCGGTGCGGCGGCCGGCCGAGGGCGTCGACCTGGGGCACATGCTGCCCTATCGCCGCGTCAGCTTCGGGCTCGACGCGATGGAGCTCAAGGGCGCGGGAGGCACGACTTTCGCCGCGCTCGTCAGCCTCAAGGACTATCCCGATTCGACCGGGCCGGGCCTCACCGACGCGCTGTTGCGCCTGCCGCAGGAACTGACGCTGACCGAGAGCTACGCGCCGTCCGACCGCCAGGTCTCGCGCGAGCGGATCGATCTCGCCATCCGCCGGCTCAAGAGCGCCGATGAGGAAGCTCTTGCCGAACGTCGTGAGATGATGGCAGCGCGCGATGCATTGGGCACCGGTGCGGCGGCTTTCGGCGACCACCATCTGTCGGTGCAGGTCCGCTCCGACCGGCTCGACAGCCTCGATGATGCCGTCGCCGCCTGCGCCGCGGCGCTGGCCGATGCCGGCGCGGTCGCGGTGCGCGAGGACGTGAACCTCGAGCCCGGCTTCTGGGGGCAGCTTCCGGGCAACGAGCAATACCTCGTCCGCCGCTCGCTGATCTCCTCGGCCAACATGGCCTGCTTTGCCTCGCTCCACGGCTTCGCCATGGGTCAGGCCAGCGGCAACCACTGGGGCGAGGCGGTTACCCTGCTCACCACGACCAGCGCGACGCCGTTCTTCTTCAACTTCCACAACGGCGATCTCGGCAACTTCACCGTCATCGGGCCCTCGGGCTCGGGCAAGACCGTGGTGCTCAATTTCCTCGCCGCCCAGGCGCAGAAGTTCTCGCCCCGCCTCGTGCTGTTCGACAAGGATCGCGGCGCCGAGGTCTTCGTCCGCGCGATCGGCGGCACCTATTCGCGGATCGCCGCGGGCCATCCGACCGGGTTCAACCCGCTGGCGCTGCCCGATACGCCAATCAACCGCGCTTTCCTGCGCGACTGGCTGGCCGTGCTGCTCGAAGCGAGCGGTCCCGAGGAGCTGGCGACTATCACCGCCGCGGTCGATGCCGCCTATGCCAATGACGCGCGGCTGCGCCGGCTGACCCATTTCCGCGAACTGCTCGCCGGCAGCCGTCGTCCCGAGCCGGGCGATCTCGCCAGCCGGCTCGATGCCTGGATCGGAAATGGCGAGCATGGCTGGCTGTTCGATAACGAGCAGGACCGGCTTGATCTGACGTCGATGACGCTGGGGTTCGACATGACCGCGCTGCTCGAAACGCCGCGCCTGCGCACGCCGGTCATGATGTACCTGTTTCACCGTATCGAGGAACGGCTCGACGGCGAGCCGACGATGATCCTGATCGACGAGGGTTGGAAAGCGCTCGACGATCCGGTCTTCGCCGCGCGCATCCGCGACTGGCTCAAGACGCTGCGCAAGCGCAACGCGCTGGTCGGTTTTGCCACGCAGTCCGCGCGCGACGCGCTCGAAAGCCGGATTTCGGCGGCGTTGGTCGAGCAGACCGCGACGATGATCTTCATGCCGAATTCTCGCGCGCGCGAAGAAGACTATTGCGGCGGCTTCGGCCTGACGCAGCACGAGCTCGAGCTGATCCGCACCTTGCCGGCGCAGAGTCGCTGCTTCATGATCCGCCAGCCCGACGCATCGGTCGTGGTGCGGCTCGATCTGTCGGGCATGCCCGAAGTGCTGACCGTGCTGTCGGGCCGCGAGAGCACGGTGCGCAAGCTCGACACATTGCGCGAGACCTACGGTGATGCGCCGGCCGCCTGGTATCCGGTGCTGACCGGGCAGGTCTGGCCTGCGGACGCCGAGGGCGGCGATCCGCTCTGGATCGAGGCCGCGGAATGA
- the gdhA gene encoding NADP-specific glutamate dehydrogenase: protein MAVSDHVDFNGFMEGVKRRNPYQPEFVQAVQEVAEDIYSFLDTNEEYHSQQILRRIAEPDRVVSFRVCWEDDNGNVRVQRGWRVQNNNAIGPYKGGLRFHPSVTESVLKFLAFEQTFKNALTGLPMGGGKGGSNFNPKGKSVREIQRFCQSFMTELYRHIGADVDVPAGDIGVGGREIGFMFGQYKRITGQFTGVLTGKGLEYGGSLIRPEATGYGAVYFLMNMLATKGQDLVGKTAVISGSGNVATHAAEKIVQLGGKVLTLSDSGGFIHDPDGISQEKIDWVKTHKTHRRGRIEDYCAEFKSATFTAGKTPWGVPCDVALPCATQNELLGDDAKELVKNGCKAVSEGANMPTDLAGVHVFRDAKLLYAPGKAANAGGVAVSGLEMSQNSERRSWKEEELQQMLKDIMAGIHKSCETYGRQGDGYIDYVKGANIGGFKKVADAMLAFGVV, encoded by the coding sequence ATGGCGGTATCCGATCACGTCGACTTCAACGGCTTCATGGAAGGGGTCAAGCGGCGCAACCCCTATCAGCCCGAATTCGTCCAGGCGGTCCAGGAAGTGGCCGAGGACATCTACTCTTTCCTCGACACCAACGAGGAATACCATTCGCAGCAGATCCTGCGCCGGATCGCCGAGCCCGACCGGGTCGTCTCGTTCCGCGTCTGCTGGGAAGACGATAACGGCAACGTCCGCGTCCAGCGCGGCTGGCGCGTCCAGAACAACAACGCGATCGGCCCCTACAAGGGCGGCCTGCGCTTCCACCCCTCGGTCACCGAGAGCGTGCTCAAGTTCCTCGCCTTCGAGCAGACCTTCAAGAACGCGCTGACCGGCCTGCCGATGGGCGGCGGCAAGGGCGGATCGAACTTCAATCCCAAGGGTAAGAGCGTCCGCGAAATCCAGCGCTTCTGCCAGAGCTTCATGACCGAACTCTACCGCCACATCGGCGCCGACGTAGACGTTCCCGCGGGCGACATCGGCGTGGGCGGGCGCGAGATCGGCTTCATGTTCGGCCAGTACAAGCGCATCACCGGCCAGTTCACCGGCGTTCTCACCGGCAAGGGACTCGAATACGGCGGATCGCTGATCCGACCCGAGGCGACGGGTTATGGCGCCGTCTATTTCCTGATGAACATGCTCGCGACCAAAGGCCAGGACCTCGTCGGCAAGACCGCGGTGATCTCGGGCTCGGGCAATGTCGCGACCCATGCAGCGGAGAAGATCGTCCAGCTCGGCGGCAAGGTGCTGACGCTGTCCGATTCGGGCGGTTTCATCCACGATCCCGACGGCATCAGCCAGGAGAAGATCGACTGGGTCAAGACGCACAAGACGCACCGCCGCGGCCGGATCGAGGACTACTGCGCCGAGTTCAAGAGCGCGACCTTCACCGCCGGCAAGACGCCCTGGGGCGTGCCCTGCGACGTCGCGCTGCCTTGCGCGACGCAGAACGAGCTGCTGGGCGACGACGCCAAGGAACTGGTCAAGAACGGCTGCAAGGCGGTGTCCGAAGGCGCCAACATGCCGACCGACCTCGCCGGTGTGCACGTCTTCCGCGACGCCAAGCTGCTCTATGCTCCGGGCAAGGCAGCCAATGCTGGCGGCGTCGCGGTTTCGGGCCTCGAGATGAGCCAGAATTCCGAGCGGCGCTCGTGGAAGGAAGAAGAGCTCCAGCAGATGCTCAAGGACATCATGGCCGGCATCCACAAGAGCTGTGAGACCTATGGTCGCCAGGGCGACGGCTATATCGACTACGTGAAGGGCGCCAACATCGGCGGCTTCAAGAAGGTCGCCGACGCCATGCTGGCCTTCGGGGTCGTCTGA
- a CDS encoding type IV secretion system protein, which produces MSACEVLSAEASAGVAPALRAVDCLVGETVVSAFARLDGLLPALTIALTLYIAFFAIGLLTGRSRLGIAALTPRMIALGFVLTFATSWVAYSQVVWNLAVGAPDEIASILTGTSNSSGGSATQIFGDRVDLVFGAIADAAEAGKQAAPPAQAGQQGAQAASAAVSGNFTPANVMWLGALLLLLGTVGVLLTARIAMAVLLAVGPIFIVLSLFSGTRGLFVGWLRGLTLTAVTPLFVVVGGGVVMELLVPVVASLQGVGGVSGRAALALFVIASVHVALMAMMLKVAGTMVSAWQVFGLARREGDRDGPSAAPTIVAPAAAPLLPSPAAMAAGGRTAGLVSPASIEVVAAGSGSSGSSSTSRTLVSQVSNGRSAELPPLPRSRARGIGSRFAAPQMQGRAGGLIR; this is translated from the coding sequence ATGAGCGCCTGCGAAGTCCTTTCGGCCGAGGCCTCCGCGGGCGTCGCGCCGGCGTTGCGTGCGGTCGATTGCCTGGTCGGTGAGACGGTCGTATCGGCCTTCGCACGGCTGGACGGGCTGCTGCCGGCGCTGACTATCGCCCTCACGCTGTACATTGCTTTCTTCGCGATCGGCCTCTTGACCGGCCGCAGCCGGCTCGGCATCGCGGCCCTGACGCCGCGGATGATCGCGCTGGGCTTCGTGCTCACTTTCGCGACCAGCTGGGTCGCCTACAGCCAGGTCGTGTGGAATCTTGCCGTCGGTGCACCCGACGAGATCGCATCGATTCTGACCGGCACGTCCAATAGCTCTGGAGGCTCGGCAACACAGATATTCGGAGACCGCGTCGATCTGGTGTTCGGCGCCATCGCCGATGCGGCAGAGGCGGGCAAGCAGGCGGCTCCGCCCGCACAGGCGGGCCAGCAGGGCGCGCAGGCCGCAAGCGCGGCGGTATCGGGCAATTTCACTCCGGCGAACGTCATGTGGCTGGGCGCGCTTTTGCTGCTGCTCGGCACGGTGGGCGTGTTGCTGACCGCTCGGATCGCCATGGCCGTGCTCCTGGCGGTAGGGCCGATCTTCATCGTCCTCTCGCTGTTCAGCGGCACCCGCGGGCTCTTCGTCGGCTGGTTGCGCGGCCTGACTCTAACTGCAGTGACTCCGCTGTTCGTCGTGGTCGGCGGCGGCGTGGTCATGGAACTGCTGGTGCCGGTGGTAGCTTCGCTGCAGGGCGTCGGCGGGGTCAGCGGCCGCGCTGCACTGGCGCTGTTCGTGATTGCCAGCGTCCATGTCGCGCTGATGGCGATGATGCTGAAAGTCGCGGGCACGATGGTGTCGGCCTGGCAGGTGTTCGGGCTCGCCCGGCGCGAGGGTGATCGTGACGGTCCGTCCGCAGCGCCGACGATCGTCGCGCCCGCGGCCGCGCCGTTGCTGCCTTCGCCCGCTGCAATGGCTGCCGGCGGACGGACGGCGGGACTGGTTTCACCCGCTAGTATCGAGGTGGTCGCCGCTGGATCGGGCTCTTCCGGCTCCTCCAGCACCAGCCGCACGCTGGTTTCCCAGGTTTCGAACGGCCGTTCCGCCGAACTGCCGCCGCTGCCGCGCAGCCGTGCGCGTGGGATCGGCAGCCGTTTCGCCGCGCCCCAGATGCAGGGCCGGGCAGGAGGACTCATTCGATGA